The genomic DNA CGCCAAATTCAAGTCGACTAGAAATGATTCTTGTTCGACCCAAATGAATGGAGACACTCAATCTCAGTCCACTAGGATCTTTTTCTTGCTCCTGGCTTTAATCCAATAGCTCTTTAGACGTGGAGAATGTGAAAAGTTTTTGGAAATCGATGTTATTGAACATGTAATAGTTTACGGCCTCTGTACAGATATTGGCGCAAAGATTGTAAAGAGCAACATGAGATATAGACGCGTAACATATCCATCTTATCATCTCTGGATATTTTGAAACATTTTTCATAGAATCCACCATGTCGTCTTCTAACATAGAAGAGGCATTGGGAACAGATGTAGGGATTCGACTGGAAAAGAAATTTTTCGATGTGGTAACAATGCAAAACAGAGCGGCAACCGTACGTAAGACGTTGACTGTCCTGCGTCTGCTAAGCTGTTGGTGGCGACGGTAGTTACTAGGTTTGTTCTTATATAGGGAATAGACACCATACAACCAGCACGCCATATTTGCCAGACTCTGCCAGCACATCCAAAGCATCAAGAAGAATGAAAACAAGTCTTTAACCCATGTCTTGCCCACGGCCATAATTGTTGTGATCATAGCCAAGAGGCTCAGAGAGATATAAATAGCTTTGCCAAATATCACTGACGCCAGAATCCTTGTCCAAGGTGTCGGCTAGGATAAGCCTCAATCACTAGCTTACCTTATTGAATACTTCCGCCGTTATCGACCCCATCCTGCAAAGGTAGTTGGTGGGTGAGAACAAAGCGCGGCTCATATCTCCACAGTTTCAATCATTTCGGACCAAGCGCCGATCAGTGGAGGAAGTGTTACTTAAATCACCCTCGTCAGCCATCATTCAACCCCCCGTTGAAGCAATGCAGAGTCGTGCAATGTAGCCACACAATACTCTCATAACCACACCACTCTATAGAATGCAATGTCATTCGGCTATACACAATACACTATACAAATGCGACGCTAACGTTGGTACGTCTCGTAAAAGGTCTCGCCATTGTGCGCCTCGTTGGTtgctcggtgcgccgtcGGAGCATTGAGAGGCTCGTACTgcggcctgcggcgcgggtCCCATCCCACTGATGAACGATTAGCCATCGGGATGCCATCCGATCCAAACGCAGGCTTCGTGTCCGAAATCGCAGCACGCTGGAGCTGGCCATACTTGCGCTGCATGTAGCACATGTACAGCTGCGTAAGACCAAGCACGACAATCAGGCCACCCATAaggccgacgtcgacccATGAAATAATGTCGCACGCTTTTTGACGCCCAGAGTTTAGCGTGTTCTCCACCTGGTCGATGCCGAGGCCATTGCTGGCGAGTGTACCTTCAAATTGCTTCATGCACTCATCCACGGCCGCCGAatgccgcgcagctgccgTCACAGTGAATGCAATCGTGATCGCCAAGAGGACCAGCGTGGCAAGGAAGTTCAAGCGAATGTATAAGCGGTACAGTGTCGGCTGGTCAGAGATTACAGCAGCAATGCCAATAATCTGCCAGGCGGCCGTGACAAACGCAATCGCTGCCACGAGAGCCTTACTCCAGCTTGGCACGCTCTCCATGGCACCGACGATCGgtggcggcgcaagcgccagcACACCGACACACAGCGCCACGAAGGCTGCTTCCAGGACAAGCACGTATGCACCAAACTTTACGAGCGGAAATGCCTAGGGTTAGCTTTGAAACGTACACAGCAGCAAAACTGCGTGCGTGGACGTCGGCCCATCGTCGTTCACAAGGAAGCATTGGAAGTTGCACCGCCCTGCATTAAGCCACGTGGAGGCGCGTGGCATTATTTCGGCCCTTGCGCTCGGTCCACTCTACCACGATGCGAAGTGGAGGGCACCCACCCGAGTGCCCTGTCCGGTGGGAGGGTGAGTGGCACACCACGGACCACGCCCCCGTCACACGACTGGATGATACAGCATTGGATACTCTGGAATCCACCTGCGGCGTGCAAGTGGCTGCAGATGGCTTCGCATGCTGCACCTCCGCGCACCTTGACGACCTCAAGGAGCAGCTGGCCGAAGTTGCTCCAAAGATGAGTATATGCCCCGCATGCTGGAATAACTACCGCGAAGCGCTGTGTACACTAAAATGTTCTCCTTATCAATATAAATTCATCAATATAACCGAAGAATATCGTTCAATTGATGATGATGACCTTGACTGGGACTGGGACCCTGTCGAATGCGACGACAATCAGTGCAAAATGCGGAAGATGTTCATGCACGTCTCGGACGAATGGAAACAGGGCATATTTGACAGTTGTAAGGATGTCAAATATGGCAAGGAAGCGGTGCCGCTCTTGAACCTCGCTGGGTCAAGGTCGGGGTCGGGGTCTGAGCGCGATGTACCCTCATTTATGGACGCTCTCGCATTTGAATGGCTCGGTGGTATGTCTTTTTCGCTGGTTAGTCCGAATACAACTGGAAGTTCAAGCCCAAAAAATATTACTCCTTATGGTCCTCCTGCAAGAAACTGCGCCGGCCTAGATTCAGACTCTCGGTGCGGGTGTACCAACTGTCGAGGTTCATGTCCAACCGTCGGTCCACCTCCAATCGAGACACATTGCGCTATTGGAAATTGGTCTTGTATTGACGTTTCGCTTATTGTCTTATATGCGATTGTTATGCTAGTCCTGATGATGCGCTATGTCGTACAGCGGAAAAGGACAAGAAGCGGTCGACTTGTGGAATACGCAGACGATCCGGATCAAAGTGCTTCGGGTTACATCGCTATTTCTGGCCGTGATTTGGATGATCGACCCCCGATCAGCCTCTCTTCCGCATCGCCATTACAGGGGCGTTCTCGTGACGATATCGATTCGGAGTCGTCCAGTGATGAAGGGCCGCGTCGTGTATATCGGTCTTGGGCAGGTGTTGAGCCGACACGATCTTCGTCAACGCTGTGGCATTGGCTTCTGGCAGAAGACAGCGTGATTCTTGCCTTTTTCCCTATTTGGGGAGCGTTCTGCGCTCGAAATGCCAAGCGTGCTTTGTTTATCGGATTCGTTTTTGTTGCATCCAGTTTTTGGGTGTATACGAACCGAGGTTATGAATTTGGCTTGTACAGATTACTGGACAAGCACTCATCGCGGTTCAGCTGGATTCAGGAGCATGAGCTAGTCAATCAAGTGTTCTGGGGAGAAGCCTATTTGATTGATGCATCCACGCGTCCACTCGTGTCATCGCATGCTGTGCCCATTTCTGACGTCGCTTTGCAACATGCTAGGCAGGCACTTACGTACGATCGCTTGCGTTGGTGGAGTCAAGTGGAAAAAGAAATGGGCAAGGTCCGCCGAGATCTAGATGGCCCAACCTGGAAAGAATACTGCATGGATCAGCCTGATCCCTGGTCGTGT from Malassezia japonica chromosome 1, complete sequence includes the following:
- a CDS encoding uncharacterized protein (TransMembrane:4 (i21-46o58-80i92-113o154-179i); EggNog:ENOG503P5G5), whose protein sequence is MGRRPRTQFCCCAFPLVKFGAYVLVLEAAFVALCVGVLALAPPPIVGAMESVPSWSKALVAAIAFVTAAWQIIGIAAVISDQPTLYRLYIRLNFLATLVLLAITIAFTVTAAARHSAAVDECMKQFEGTLASNGLGIDQVENTLNSGRQKACDIISWVDVGLMGGLIVVLGLTQLYMCYMQRKYGQLQRAAISDTKPAFGSDGIPMANRSSVGWDPRRRPQYEPLNAPTAHRATNEAHNGETFYETYQR